A genome region from Leptodactylus fuscus isolate aLepFus1 chromosome 6, aLepFus1.hap2, whole genome shotgun sequence includes the following:
- the DDX6 gene encoding putative ATP-dependent RNA helicase DDX6, translating to MSTTRTENPVLMGLSSQNGQLRGPVKANPGPGSGGTQTQQISQLKNASTINNGSQQQAQSMSSAIKPGDDWKKTLKLPPKDLRIKTSDVTSTKGNEFEDYCLKRELLMGIFEMGWEKPSPIQEESIPIALSGRDILARAKNGTGKSGAYLIPLLERLDLKKDCIQAMVIVPTRELALQVSQICIQVSKHMGGVKVMATTGGTNLRDDIMRLDDTVHVVIATPGRILDLIKKGVAKVDHVQMIVLDEADKLLSQDFVQIMEDIIITLPKNRQILLYSATFPLSVQKFMSSHLQKPYEINLMEELTLKGVTQYYAYVTERQKVHCLNTLFSRLQINQSIIFCNSSQRVELLAKKISQLGYSCFYIHAKMRQEHRNRVFHDFRNGLCRNLVCTDLFTRGIDIQAVNVVINFDFPKLAETYLHRIGRSGRFGHLGLAINLITYDDRFNLKSIEEQLGTEIKPIPSSIDKSLYVAEYHSESGEEKH from the exons ATGAGCACCACAAGAACAGAGAACCCTGTTTTAATGGGTCTGTCCAGTCAGAATGGGCAACTGAGGGGCCCCGTGAAAGCGAATCCAGGGCCCGGAAGTGGGGGAACGCAGACGCAGCAAATAAGCCAGCTGAAAAACGCCAGCACAATCAATAATGGAAGTCAGCAGCAAGCACAGAGCATGAGCAGCGCTATTAa ACCTGGTGatgactggaagaagacattaaaACTCCCACCAAAAGATCTTCGAATAAAGACTTCG GATGTCACCTCCACAAAAGGCAATGAGTTTGAAGATTATTGTTTAAAGCGAGAACTGCTCATGGGGATTTTCGAAATGGGATGGGAGAAACCCTCTCCAATTCAG gAGGAAAGCATTCCCATTGCATTGTCTGGTAGGGATATCTTGGCTAGAGCAAAAAATGGAACTGGCAAGAGTGGAGCCTACCTCATTCCCTTACTTGAACGGCTAGACCTAAAGAAGGACTGCATACAAG CAATGGTGATTGTACCCACTCGAGAGCTTGCACTCCAGGTCAGTCAGATCTGCATCCAAGTCAGCAAGCATATGGGAGGGGTTAAAGTTATGGCAACCACCGGAGGCACCAATTTAAGAGATGATATAATGAGGCTGGACGACACAG TTCATGTGGTGATCGCTACTCCAGGGAGAATTCTGGATCTTATCAAAAAAGGTGTAGCTAAAGTCGACCACGTTCAGATGATAGTTCTGGATGAG GCTGATAAACTGCTTTCCCAAGATTTTGTGCAGATAATGGAAGATATAATTATTACGCTACCTAAAAACAGGCAGATTCTTCTTTATTCAGCCACTTTTCCCCTCAGTGTACAGAAATTTATG TCCTCTCATTTGCAAAAACCATATGAAATTAACCTGATGGAGGAGCTAACACTGAAAGGGGTAACGCAATACTATGCCTATGTGACCGAGAGACAAAAAGTCCACTGCCTGAACACACTTTTTTCAAGA CTCCAGATAAATCAGTCAATAATCTTCTGCAACTCCTCTCAGCGGGTGGAGCTGCTGGCCAAGAAAATCTCCCAGTTGGGCTATTCCTGCTTCTATATCCACGCTAAGATGAGGCAG GAACACAGGAATAGAGTTTTCCATGATTTCAGAAATGGATTGTGCCGTAATCTTGTTTGCACTG ATTTGTTTACCCGTGGTATTGATATCCAAGCTGTGAATGTGGTGATAAACTTTGACTTTCCAAAGCTGGCAGAGACCTATCTTCATCGCATAGGCAGATCAG gtCGCTTCGGCCATCTTGGACTTGCCATTAACTTGATCACCTATGATGACAGATTTAACCTTAAAAGTATTGAAGAACAGCTGGGAACAGAAATCAAACCCATACCCAGCAGTATCGACAAAAGCCTGTACGTGGCAGAATATCACAGCGAATCTGGAGAAGAGAAGCATTAA